Genomic window (Halomicrobium zhouii):
GACGCGCTGTTCGACCGGTTCAGCCGCGACGCGCGAAAGAACGTCCGCGACGCCCAGGACGCCGATTGCGTCGTCGAGGAGCGCGGCGCCGACGCCGCCTGCACCATCGTCGACCAGGTGCGCCGGCGCCACGAGGAACAGGACGAGTGGTACCCCCTGACGACCGACTTCGTCACCGACCTGTACGAGCGGGCGCCCGAGGGCGTCGTCCGACCCTACGTCTGTGAGGTTGACGGCAGGACCGTCGGTGGCTCGCTCACGCTCGAACACGGCGACACGGCCTACGGGTGGCAGGGCGTCGTCAAACCCGACGTGGACCTCGACGTCAACGACGTCGTCCACTGGCACGTCATCAACGAGGCCGCCGACCGCGGTGTCACCCGGTACGACCTCGTCGGCGCGAACGAGCCACGTCTCTCCCGGTACAAGGCGAAGTTCGCGCCGACGCTCGAGTCCTACGACGGCCTGGAGAAGTCCAGCCCCGGGATGTCGCTCGCAGCGAAGACGTACAAACGACTCCGTTGATAGCGGTCTCTGCTGACAGTTCCGGCTACGGCCTCGTCAAAAAAGCACGATTCTCGCGTCCGG
Coding sequences:
- a CDS encoding GNAT family N-acetyltransferase; protein product: MSIEIEAFTREQRSEWDRLVEQSPGATPFHRFALLEVVADHAGATLHPLVGYKGQEPVGLFPVFVVRKGPVATAFSPPPSLKITYLGPTLLNVAKLKPSKAERRNRRFVEGCLDYVDEQFGPRYVHVRTHTRYCDTRPFTWKGYESTPNFTYVVDLSDGPDALFDRFSRDARKNVRDAQDADCVVEERGADAACTIVDQVRRRHEEQDEWYPLTTDFVTDLYERAPEGVVRPYVCEVDGRTVGGSLTLEHGDTAYGWQGVVKPDVDLDVNDVVHWHVINEAADRGVTRYDLVGANEPRLSRYKAKFAPTLESYDGLEKSSPGMSLAAKTYKRLR